A window of the Halichoerus grypus chromosome 2, mHalGry1.hap1.1, whole genome shotgun sequence genome harbors these coding sequences:
- the LOC118520472 gene encoding keratin-associated protein 2-3, which yields MSDSCCGSTCSSPGCGGGYCQPCCCRDPCCCRPVSCQTTVCRPVTCTCRCTRPICEPCHRPVCCDPCSLQEGCCRPISCCPTSCTAVVCRPCCWASTCCQPISVQAPCCRPPCCQPAPCRTTCRTSPCC from the coding sequence ATGTCCGACTCCTGCTGCGGCTCCACCTGCTCCTCCCCGGGCTGTGGGGGAGGCTACTGCCAGCCCTGCTGCTGCCGTGACCCCTGCTGCTGCCGCCCCGTGTCCTGCCAGACCACCGTGTGCCGCCCCGTGACCTGCACCTGCCGCTGCACGCGCCCCATCTGTGAGCCCTGCCACCGCCCTGTCTGCTGTGACCCCTGCTCCCTGCAGGAGGGCTGCTGCCGCCCCATCAGCTGCTGCCCCACGTCCTGCACGGCCGTGGTCTGCCGCCCCTGCTGCTGGGCCTCCACCTGCTGCCAGCCCATCTCTGTGCAGGCGCCCTGCTGCCGCCCCCCCTGCTGCCAGCCTGCCCCCTGCCGCACCACCTGCAGGACCTCCCCCTGCTGCTGA
- the LOC118520471 gene encoding keratin-associated protein 2-3 encodes MSGSCCGSTCSSPGCGGGYCQPCCCRDPCCCRPVSCQTTVCRPVTCTCRCTRPICEPCHRPVCCDPCSLQEGCCRPISCCPTSCTAVVCRPCCWASTCCQPISVQAPCCRPPCCQPAPCRTTCRTSPCC; translated from the coding sequence ATGTCCGGCTCCTGCTGCGGCTCCACCTGCTCCTCCCCGGGCTGTGGGGGAGGCTACTGCCAGCCCTGCTGCTGCCGTGACCCCTGCTGCTGCCGCCCCGTGTCCTGCCAGACCACCGTGTGCCGCCCCGTGACCTGCACCTGCCGCTGCACGCGCCCCATCTGTGAGCCCTGCCACCGCCCTGTCTGCTGTGACCCCTGCTCCCTGCAGGAGGGCTGCTGCCGCCCCATCAGCTGCTGCCCCACGTCCTGCACGGCCGTGGTCTGCCGCCCCTGCTGCTGGGCCTCCACCTGCTGCCAGCCCATCTCTGTGCAGGCGCCCTGCTGCCGCCCCCCCTGCTGCCAGCCTGCCCCCTGCCGCACCACCTGCAGGACCTCCCCCTGCTGCTGA
- the LOC118520479 gene encoding keratin-associated protein 2-3 → MSDSCCGSTCSSPGCGGGYCQPCCCRDPCCCRPVSCQTTVCRPVTCTCRCTRPICEPCHRPVCCDPCSLQEGCCRPISCCPTSCTAVVCRPCCWASTCCQPISVQAPCCRPPCCQPAPCRTTCRTSPCC, encoded by the coding sequence ATGTCCGACTCCTGCTGCGGCTCCACCTGCTCCTCCCCGGGCTGTGGGGGAGGCTACTGCCAGCCCTGCTGCTGCCGTGACCCCTGCTGCTGCCGCCCCGTGTCCTGCCAGACCACCGTGTGCCGCCCCGTGACCTGCACCTGCCGCTGCACGCGCCCCATCTGTGAGCCCTGCCACCGCCCTGTCTGCTGTGACCCCTGCTCCCTGCAGGAGGGCTGCTGCCGCCCCATCAGCTGCTGCCCCACGTCCTGCACGGCCGTGGTCTGCCGCCCCTGCTGCTGGGCCTCCACCTGCTGCCAGCCCATCTCTGTGCAGGCGCCCTGCTGCCGCCCCCCCTGCTGCCAGCCTGCCCCCTGCCGCACCACCTGCAGGACTTCCCCCTGCTGCTGA
- the LOC118520464 gene encoding uncharacterized protein LOC118520464 isoform X2 — MVDSCCGSVCSDQGCGQETCCHPSCCQTTCCRTTCCRPSCCVSSCCRPSCCGSNSCGSSCCRPSCCISSCCRPSCCISSCCRPSCCGSSCCGSSCCRPSCCISSCCRPSCCGSSCCGSSCCRPSCCISSCCHPSCCGSSCCRPSCCCPSCCLRPVCGQVSCHTTCYRPTCVISTCPHPMCCASSCC; from the exons ATGGTCGACTCCTGTTGTGGCTCCGTCTGCTCTGACCAGGGCTGTGGCCAGGAGACCTGCTGCCACCCCAGCTGCTGCCagaccacctgctgcaggaccacctgctgccGCCCCAGCTGCTGCGtgtccagctgctgccgcccctcctgctgtggctccaactcctgtggctccagctgctgccgcccctcctgctgcat ctccagctgctgccgcccctcctgctgcatctctagctgctgccgcccctcctgctgtggTTCCAgctgctgtggctccagctgctgccgcccctcctgctgcatctctagctgctgccgcccctcctgctgtggTTCCAgctgctgtggctccagctgctgccgcccctcctgctgcatCTCTAGCTGCTGCCACCCCtcctgctgtggctccagctgctgccgcccctcctgctgctgccctTCCTGCTGCCTGCGCCCAGTCTGTGGTCAGGTCTCCTGCCACACCACTTGTTATCGCCCCACCTGTGTCATCTCCACCTGCCCTCATCCCATGTGCTGTGCCTCCTCTTGCTGCTGA
- the LOC118520464 gene encoding uncharacterized protein LOC118520464 isoform X1 has translation MVDSCCGSVCSDQGCGQETCCHPSCCQTTCCRTTCCRPSCCVCCRPSCCISSCYRPSCCGSSCCGSSCCRPSCCGSNSYGSSCCRPSCCISSCCRPSCCGSSCCGSSCCRPSCCISSCCRPSCCGSSCCGSSCCRPSCCISSCCHPSCCGSSCCRPSCCCPSCCLRPVCGQVSCHTTCYRPTCVISTCPHPMCCASSCC, from the exons ATGGTCGACTCCTGTTGTGGCTCCGTCTGCTCTGACCAGGGCTGTGGCCAGGAGACCTGCTGCCACCCCAGCTGCTGCCagaccacctgctgcaggaccacctgctgccGCCCCAGCTGCTGCGt ctgctgccgcccctcctgctgcatttCTAGCTGCTACCGCCCCTCCTGCTGTGGTTCCAgctgctgtggctccagctgctgccgcccctcctgctgtggcTCCAACTCCTatggctccagctgctgccgcccctcctgctgcatctctagctgctgccgcccctcctgctgtggTTCCAgctgctgtggctccagctgctgccgcccctcctgctgcatctctagctgctgccgcccctcctgctgtggTTCCAgctgctgtggctccagctgctgccgcccctcctgctgcatCTCTAGCTGCTGCCACCCCtcctgctgtggctccagctgctgccgcccctcctgctgctgccctTCCTGCTGCCTGCGCCCAGTCTGTGGTCAGGTCTCCTGCCACACCACTTGTTATCGCCCCACCTGTGTCATCTCCACCTGCCCTCATCCCATGTGCTGTGCCTCCTCTTGCTGCTGA
- the LOC118520464 gene encoding uncharacterized protein LOC118520464 isoform X3: MVDSCCGSVCSDQGCGQETCCHPSCCQTTCCRTTCCRPSCCVSSCCRPSCCVSSCCRPSCCGSSCCGSSCCRPSCCISSCCRPSCCGSSCCGSSCCRPSCCISSCCHPSCCGSSCCRPSCCCPSCCLRPVCGQVSCHTTCYRPTCVISTCPHPMCCASSCC; the protein is encoded by the exons ATGGTCGACTCCTGTTGTGGCTCCGTCTGCTCTGACCAGGGCTGTGGCCAGGAGACCTGCTGCCACCCCAGCTGCTGCCagaccacctgctgcaggaccacctgctgccGCCCCAGCTGCTGCGtgtccagctgctgccgcccctcctgctgtg tctctagctgctgccgcccctcctgctgtggTTCCAgctgctgtggctccagctgctgccgcccctcctgctgcatctctagctgctgccgcccctcctgctgtggTTCCAgctgctgtggctccagctgctgccgcccctcctgctgcatCTCTAGCTGCTGCCACCCCtcctgctgtggctccagctgctgccgcccctcctgctgctgccctTCCTGCTGCCTGCGCCCAGTCTGTGGTCAGGTCTCCTGCCACACCACTTGTTATCGCCCCACCTGTGTCATCTCCACCTGCCCTCATCCCATGTGCTGTGCCTCCTCTTGCTGCTGA